One genomic window of Branchiostoma floridae strain S238N-H82 chromosome 4, Bfl_VNyyK, whole genome shotgun sequence includes the following:
- the LOC118414252 gene encoding uncharacterized protein LOC118414252 isoform X2, with protein MKLFLVLVLGAAAVDAQSWWSWFSTPADSTPRAAWDGLRVTFGFNPFGNNFDRLPRTKEVAEHKGWTPFGPNMCTAGTWRGFRYVKDNDPAVTLLFDKNGYIAGLQMGVRKNELPPDPPQQVTPPWIEDTDQDMWLLTAYFIQPSDICSDGRTEAEYQEEGTGTDLYIQTGPNPTSDIMAIPLYQSDLQGTEWIEGKCFWGMGKHYWWNLRVDMDCREFYPVFIMYNGGKLNAFGWDIMNYLGSPRYEHPSAFGLFIDTVPTCLADQSQGLSTMHVYLTNGFPPFFNRC; from the exons ATGAAGCTGTTTTTGGTTCTCGTCCTCGGCGCGGCTGCTGTGGACGCCCAGTCCTGGTGGTCCTGGTTCAGCACTCCTGCTGACAGCACCCCAA GGGCAGCATGGGACGGCTTGAGAG tGACCTTCGGATTCAACCCTTTTGGAAACAACTTTGACCGCTTGCCTCGCACCAAGGAGGTGGCGGAACATAAAGGATGGACGCCGTTTGGACCGAACATGTGCACAG CTGGTACGTGGCGGGGTTTCCGCTACGTCAAGGACAACGACCCTGCGGTCACCTTGCTGTTCGACAAGAACGGCTACATCGCCGGGTTACAGATGGGG GTGCGGAAGAATGAGCTGCCCCCTGACCCGCCCCAGCAGGTCACCCCACCATGGATAGAGGACACGGACCAGGACATGTGGCTGCTTACAGCCTATTTCATCCAGCCGA GTGACATTTGCAGTGATGGTCGTACAGAGGCTGAGTACCAGGAGGAAGGCACGGGGACTGACCTGTACATCCAGACCGGCCCTAACCCCACCTCGGACATCATGGCCATCCCCCTCTACCAATCCGACCTGCAGGGCACTGAATGGATCGAGGGCAAGTGCTTCTGGGGCATGG GTAAACACTACTGGTGGAATCTGCGCGTCGACATGGACTGCAGGGAGTTCTACCCAGTCTTTATCATGTACAATGGCGGGAAGCTGAACGCTTTCGGCTGGGACATAATGAACTACCTGGGTAGCCCGCGCTACGAGCACCCATCAGCCTTCGGG TTGTTCATAGATACTGTGCCGACCTGTCTGGCTGACCAGAGTCAGGGCCTGTCCACTATGCACGTGTACCTGACCAACGGGTTCCCGCCCTTCTTCAACCGCTGTTAG